TGTCCAGCGCTGCCAGGGGCAAGGCGGCGTCCATGAACCTCGACAAAGACCATCCCACCACTTCACGCGTAAAGCTGTCCAGCACGCACGCGAGGTAAACGAAGCCCTGCTTGACGCGAATGTACGTGAGATCGGCCTGCCAGACCTGGTCAGGTCTGGTCACAATGAGGTGTGGCAGCAGATTGGCAAATCTTGACTGGTTGTGGGTGGAATCTGTCGTGGGCTGAAAGCGCCGCTTGGTCCTGCACAGCAGCCGGCGTTCCCGCATCACCCGCAAGACACGTTTGTGGTTCGCTGGACGCCCTCTCCGGGCGAGTTCGTGAGTGACCCGGCGATAGCCATATCCAGTCCATTTCAGCACCACCGCTTCGATGTCTTCGGCCAGCTGTCGATCCGGATCGACAGCCTCTCGGTCCAGTTGATAGCTGTACCAGGATCGACTGACCTGGTGCAGTTCACACAGGCGACGCACCGACACCGTG
This genomic stretch from Deinococcus aerolatus harbors:
- a CDS encoding IS3 family transposase, with product MITDARHAHPTVSVRRLCELHQVSRSWYSYQLDREAVDPDRQLAEDIEAVVLKWTGYGYRRVTHELARRGRPANHKRVLRVMRERRLLCRTKRRFQPTTDSTHNQSRFANLLPHLIVTRPDQVWQADLTYIRVKQGFVYLACVLDSFTREVVGWSLSRFMDAALPLAALDNALAARCPAAGLVHHSDQGVQYASRAYVDRLRSMGITPSMSRKGNPYDNARMESFYKTL